A window of Gemmatimonas sp. genomic DNA:
TCAGAGGTGTCGTTGTCCCAATCGACCCACTGAGGGTCGCAGCTCTCCACAATCGGTACGCCACGATCCGCAAAGTAGACCGCATAGTAGTCGTGCCGTCGTGGATCATTCCAACGGCCGATGCGTGACCGCTCCCTGATGAATAGTGCGCTGGCCGGCTTCGATTCGCTCGCGATGCGGTCGAGCATCCGATTAAATGCGTCTCGGCTCTTGAGCCTACCGGACGTTTCGTCGTCAGAATAGCGGAATTCTGGGGTGTCCGGGATCGCGAATCCAAGCCCTGCCGCGACTCTAGCGTTTTCTTCGTGCTGCCGCCGAATTCCGTCGGGGAATTCTTCAGATTGTCGCGCATAGCTGAAGGCGAGGCGAACTCCAGTGGGCGCGAACGCCGTCTGACCGCTAACGAAATTGGCCGTACGGGTTGCCCGTGCGCGACCGTCAGAGCGAGGGGTGATGAGAGCGGGCGCCGTCACGCTTCTCAGCGAACGCGACGACGCGAGCGCCTGCTGGACAGACGTATTGGAATGGACATCCTCCGTGGCGATCACGCCGACCGTTGCTAGTGATGCAAGGGGCGCTTTACGCATGGGTCGAGACCATTGAACTGATGCTGTCCGAACGACGCGCGCGCGGCTTCGCTTCGCGTAGAACTGGCGTCAGTAGTTGGCTCGCGGAGCGAGCGTGCTCAAGTGCCAGAGGCAGCAGCGCATGAACGATGCGCGCATCGTGCTGGAGATCCGTGATCCGATGGACGACAACCGTAAACGACTTCGCGTGCATGCAGTGCCTCCAAGAAGTGAGTCTGTTGGTCCTCTCACTGGTGGAGACGGTATCGCGGCACCGGCGACTATTCTGCAAATTCGCACGGGCTGTCGCGAGGATATGGAAGCCTACTCGGCGACTGCTAAGGCCGGTTCGCGATGATGCCTTGAGCCCTCGGCGTGGCACGGACTCGATAGACCACCTCCATGCGATCAAGGTCCAGAAGCACCTTTGGGATCATGTATCGAAGCAACGATGTCATGGACTCAGACGTCGCGTCGCCCGTTGTAGTTCGGAATGTGTTGAGTGTGCTGGCGACTTGTGGGAGCGCGTGCAATAGCTGCGCGATCTGGTCCGGTGCCCTCGCCAACTCCGCAGCCCGTGAGTGCGATGCCTCGAGCTGGCGCGCGAACTCGTCGCGCTGGCTCTCTAAATCGCGAATGGCAGCGACGCTCTCGGTGCGCAGAATCGCTGCGTTGGCATTACGGAGTTTCGCCGCGAAGCTCGCCGCTCGCTTTTGCGCTTGCCTTAAGGCAGATTCGCTCTGCGAACCGTCCCCACGGGAGTTGGCACTACCGACCGCATCGCGCAGAAGGCTGGCAAAGGTTCCGGAGCTCAACAACGCTCGCAGCAGATCATTGGCATTCGACTCAAGCTCCGATGCGTTAACATATCGTCCCTGCCATACGCAATGCGCGCGACGACGCGGTGACGACGCGTCGTGACGGTAATAGCGTCGTCGTACACCGTGAGCGTCCACAGCAGATTGAAAGCCTTGGTAGTTGCACTGACAGGCCGCGCAGCAGATCGCTCCCCCCAGCGGATAGCTGCGTTTCGCGTTGAACCGTGCTTGCCGGTCAGCAGTGTTTTGATCGAGATGGGTTTGAACAAGTTCCCATTCGCTTCGGCCGATTGGAGGGTCCTCCATGAAGCCCGCGTACAGAATCATGCCGAACTCCGTGGTCTTCGCTTCTGTCGCTGCAACCGGAGTTTGACCTTGATAACGCCGGCTAGTACGGCCGTAGAGTAGATCTCCGTAGTAGATCGGGTTGCGCGCCACGCTGCGAACTACCTCCTTGTGCCACGGCTGGCCGGGCGTGGACAACCCGTAGCGTGCGCCCGGGACCGGCGTACCGCGCGTGGTAAGGTGACGGGCAATCCAACCCAAAGAGCGGCCGGTGCCAAGCCACGTGAATATCTCACGTACGACCTCTAACGACCCGTCGGTGGCCCATCGAAGCGCCACGCGTGCGCCCGCGCGCGACTCGGCCTGTCCGGGAGTAAGGCGCTTAATTGGTCGCCGCGTTTGCTCGTCAACAAGCCATCGCTCGGTACCGAAGAACGGGCGCTTCAGCGTATAGAACCCTAGTTTGATTCGTGCACGAGTACCCTGATTCGTCTTGGAGATAATATTGATGCGTTCGCGGCGAGCATGCAGGCTTGCCATGCAATCATTCAGCATTCGCCACTCGATATTGTTTGACAGGTCGGACTCCCAATCAGTCTGGTCAATGTTGGTGCTCTCAATGATTGGAACTCCATGGTCTGCACACAATACCGAGTAGTAAGCGTGGCGCTTTGGGTTATTCCATCGGCCCAGCCGGTCGCGCTCGCGAACGAAGAGAGCGCACGCCATAGTGCGTCGATTAGTGATCATATCGATCATCGGGTCGAAACCTGGACGCCGCGTGGTCGTGCCCGAAACCTTGTTATCTCTGAATCGATACTCGGGCGACTTCGGTATCGTGTATCCGAGCTTCTCCGCGATCTGCGCATTCACTTCGTGCTGTCGGTCAATGCCTTCCTCAAAATCGATGCTTTGGCGGGCATAGCTTATCGCCAACTTCAGCGGACTTACTACTGCGGAGCTAAACGTCATCGCTGACTCCGCGAGAGAAGCTGCGGCCGCAGTCTGTGGAAGACCACGGGCATGCGTGGCGGTGACTGAGCGTGACCGGCGTGTTGACGACGTTAGGGGCATGGTGGAGGTGGGAGAGGTTGGCGCGGTGTATCTGTAGAACCTGTCTCTTTACTGCGCCGCCGCGAGCGCGTAGCGAAGCGCACAGCGGTGTGTGCGTCTCAACGGTGCGCGCGAGGAGCCCATGGCGCGCCGCGACCGAAGCGTCAGACGGCAGGGAGCTCCGAGTCTCACGACCAAAGAAGATCATCGGGGCATGGGCTTTGGACCGCGTTTACGAGGTGACGACAGCGGCGCAACGAAGCACAGCCACGCCACGCCGGCCTCGTCAATTTCGAGCCCGCGCATTTTCATTCCCGGAGGTAGGGCAGAGCACTCGTGAGAAGCCGAGCGTGCAGGCTCACGTGTCTTAGGGCTCAATAGCCTCGTGGGGGCTGAATTAGTAGAGCAGCGTCCTGCTTTGATTTTTGCCGATTTTGAGTCGCTACAGAGGGAAATATTGGTAGAGCGACGTCCTGCTTTGATCCCAACCGCTGTCGTCGCTCTACGAAAAGGCGTTGGCTCGACCGTCCTCGGAGTAGTCCTCGTGGTCGGCGGGCGATCAGCTGCTTCCAACGCGAGACGAGGTGCGACGCGCGTTGACGCTCGAGGTTTCGGCGAAGGGGGCATGGGAGTGCGATGAGGTCTCCGCCTAGCGTAGCGGCGCTGTGGGGCTGCGCGCTTACCCCGCGCCCTTACGATTGCCGTGTGAGTTGGCGGAATGGAAGGCGCGACCAAGACCCGTCCTGCCCAGACACACTGCGAGGCGGGCCCAGCAGACGGTGATCTCCGACCTTCAGCGGTTCCTCGCAAACTCGTTCGAGCGTGGCCTATTAGCGCCAATTCACGTGGTCAATCCCGACTACCGCAGGCATGTCGTAGGTCGTCGTATGATGAGCAAGACACCGGGGGGTATGCGGTTGGACCGGTCCCCCGCAGGGGACACGCTGGATCAGCTCGCGGCGGGTCGCCTCAGGAAGCGTTGTCCACCACGACGGGCGTGCGTACCAGTTGTCAGTTCCCTCAAAGACGAGTCGAACGAGGGCGTCCGACGCTAGAGCACGCGGGAGATGAGCGAGTGTTCGTGCGAGCGCTTCGCCTGGCGCGAGACTTCGAGTGCGCCACGCGAGGATGGCCACGCCACGCTCCCCGACGCCGAGCAGGTCAAGCGAGACCATGTCGTCGGTTGAATACCACCCCGTGCTGCCTGGGAGCCGCTCCCCCGCGAAGTCATAATGAGGAGCCACAAGACTGGAGCACATAAGCGGGGGCGGGCTCTCGAACCACACCACGGTTCCGTGCATATCTGACCAGTCGCCCCGCTGGAACGCGTCGTCGAACGCCCTCTTATGGCTACGCAGGAGTTCCACCCCCTCCTGGGTCCCTTGTATGAAGGCGTCAAACTCGCCGACGGCCTCGCGCTGCGCCGCCGGCGCGGACCCACGACCCGCGAGGCCTCGGATGACGCCGAGCCCGTGGATGTTCGCCTCCTTCGCGTACAGCTCTCTACAGATGGAGCGATACTGCAGCAACCCAAGCTGCTCGGCGGTCCCTGTCAACGCCGCTTTCTCAAGCGGCGCAAACACTTGATCGTCGTGAGTTCGGCAGAAGCCGAGAAAGGTCGACGCGTCGTTGATCCCGACACGGCCAATTCGCTGACGCGGGCCGCCTGGACTCGAAGTTTGACGGCGCACGCCGACTACGTGGCCATCTTCGGCAATCTGCCGTAGCGCCATTCCCTTGGGCACCGAGTGCGCATTGATCACGCTCGTGCACGGGACGCTGTCTACCCCATGATGCCAGCAAACCCGACGACGATATGCCAAGCGGAGTGGCTCGGACAGGTCGTGTCTGGAGGCCGGCGCCTGCGTCTCATGCCCCAGATGACAGCGCTTAAACTTTTTGCCCGAACCGCACCAGCACGGGTCGTTGCGCCTTAGAGGATTGGGCGGAAGATCGACAGGCATGTGCTTGAGCCGGACGGTGGGCGACCTCCAGAAGGGTGCCTAGAGGCGAAGATATGACGGAACCTAGCGGGAACGGGCGGCACGGTTTGAAAAGAACTCCGGGCAACTACTCGTGCTCGGTCTTCACACGTGCCGCGCCGCGGAGAGGCTCCGCCCGCTGGTGGCCCTCCAACCATCCCCGGACGTCGGAGTCGAAGACGGTGCTCCACGAGTGTCGTGCGTCTCGCCGACGCGCCAGCAGCGTGCAGCACCAGACGTCGAGCGAGTATCACGTCGCTGGGGTCGCGCGAGCGCCATGAATGCTCGAATGATCTGTATCGACCGGTCACCTGCGGTGCGCCCCCGCTGCGACGTGATCCCGACGCAGCCGGTCGCGAGCGACTACGATGCGCAGTAGCGCTGGCTATCTTTCCTTTCCACGACTCGTGCCCCCGGCCGTGCCCACACAGTCACCTCTCCCGACTCGCTCATGCGGCTTCTCAAGTTTCGCGTCACCGGCTTTCGCTCTGTGGAGGATAGTGGATGGGTCGACACGGGGGACGTGACCGCCCTCATCGGCACCAACGAGTCTGGGAAGACGAACCTGCTGCTTCCGCTTTGGAAACTGAAGCCAGCCAAGGACGGCGCCATTGAGCCGGTGCCGGATTATCCGCGCGCGCGCTTCACGGACATTCGCAACGCCAAGGAAAAGCCCGCGTTCATCTCGGCGCTCTTCGCGGTAGATGACGTGCTCGCGGCGGACGTGGTTGCTCGCACCGGCGCAACGCCCGACGTGGCCTCGGAGGTCGAGATCACGCGCCGTTTCGACGGCAGCTTCGTGGTCAGCTTCCCCAAGGCCGCCAACAAGCGCGTGATGCCGGTCGCCCCCGTGCTCGCGGCGATGGACCAAGCAACGACAGAGATCGCGCGCTTGGATGCACCGAAGCCTGAGGAGGTACTCCACACCAGCTTGCTCGCCGCCATCGTCACGGCCCGCGCCGAGGTGGACGTCGTCGGCGCGACCGTTGGCGCGCAGGACCTCGCGCACGCACGGGACATGCTGCTGACGGTCGATCTTGAGAAGGCGCCGAAACGCAGCGCCATCGTCCCGCACTTCGCCACGCTCCTCGACGCCATCACTACCATGCTCGCCGACGTGACGGTGATCGATCCCGGACAGGATCAGGCGGTTCGCACGCTCATGGTCGACGAGATGCCGACGTTCGTGTACTACTCGAACTACGGAAATCTCGACTCGGAGATCTACCTCCCTCACGTCATCGAGAACATGAAGCGCGAGGGCTTGGGCTCCAAGGAGACCGCGAAGACTCGCACGCTCAAAGTGTTGTTCGACTTCGTGGGGCTCAAGCCGCAAGAGATTCTGGATCTCGGGCGCGAGCCGCGCGTCAACGGACGCGAGCCGACACCGCAGGAGCTGCATACAATCACGGAGCAGAAGCGTGAACGGAGCGTGCTGCTGCAGTCGGCCGGCACTAAGTTGACGCGTGAGTTCAAGGACTGGTGGAAGCAGGGGGAGTATCGCTTTCGCTTCCAGGCGGACGGCGATCACTTCCGGATCTGGGTCGCCGATGATCGCCGCCCAGAAGACATCGAGCTTGAAGCCCGGAGCACCGGGCTGCAGTGGTTCTTGAGCTTCTACTTGATCTTCCTCGTCGAGCGCGCCGACGAACACGCCGACGCCATCCTGCTGCTCGACGAGCCGGGCCTCTCACTGCACCCGCTGGCCCAACGCGACCTCTCGGAGTTCTTCGAGAATCTCGCCAAGACGAGCTCCATCATCTACACGACGCACTCGCCGTTCCTAGTCGATCCCGACCACCTGGACCGTGTGAAAGCGGTCTATGTGAACGACGCCGGGGCCACCGTCGTGTCGCCAGACCTGCGGGCGAGTCAGTCGAGAGAGGCGCAGCGGCGCTCGATCTATCCGGTGCACGCGGCACTGGGCCTGACGGTCTCGGACACGCTGCTGCAAGGGTGCCAGGTGGTCGTCGTCGAGGGGCAGAGCGACCAGCTCTATCTCAGCGCTATGAAAATATTGTTGATCGCGGCAGGCCGGATCACTCCCGCGCGTGAGCTGGTGTTCGTCCCGGCGGGCGGGGTACGCGGCGCCGCCGCGGTCATCGCGATCACGACGGGCACGGAGGAAGCACTTCCTTTTGTGTTGCTCGACAGCGACGGGCCGGGCGTCAAGCTCGCCACGCAACTGCGTACTGGTTTGTATCAGGGTGCGCCAGCGCGGGTGTTGCTCGCCGACGTGTACGCGGGCGGCCTCGCCGGCGCCGAGATTGAGGATGTGGTCTCCGTGGCCATCGTGAGCCCGGAGGTGCGACGTTTGGCGCGCGGTCAGGACTCGGACTTCGATGAGGTGGTGCAGGCAGGCGTTCCGGTGGTCGGACAGATCGAGACGTTCGCCGCGGCGTCCGGGGTCGCGCTGGAACTCGGCTGGAAGGTCGAGCTGGCGAAGCGGGTGAAGACCAAGCTCCTGCGACAAGGCGCCGGCGCGGTGTCGGCGGACACGCTGGAGCGCTGGGGCAAACTGTTCGACGCGTTCTTGACGGCGGACCTTACGTGAGTGCGGCGCGTGTGCGAGCGGAAGCGCGTACCTGATGGCTCCGGCACCGCAAGAGGAGCTACGGCGTCTCGCAGACGACTTGCTTGCGTGCGTGGTGAGCGCTGACGATGCCCATGCGGAGACAGGCCATGCACAGCGCGTGGCGTTCGACATGCAGCACATCGAGCAGCTGGTGGCGGCCGCAGGGCTCGTGAGTCCGCAGGCGCGACGTGCAGCGCTTCACACCGCCGGCGCCGTGGACCACGCGCGGCAACGGTTGGCCATCTCACGTGTTGCAGGCCATCAGGAGCAGGTCGCGCAGCACGCCGCACTGCGCGAAGCCGTCACCGTGGCTTGCACCGCACTCCGCAATCTGTCCGCGGGTCAGTTCGCCTCGCCGTAGCGCTCGGGCGAGGGGGTGGTTGGAGCGGGATGCCGCCAGCGGGGGGCGGATGTCCGATTGCGCTGTGCAATCTCACGGTGACACGCTCAGCGTATGCCCGCACGCGTGTTTGCGACCCCCGAACTTGAGGCCTCGTGGGAGGCCGAAGCATTAACCGTGCCGCTGCGTCGTGCCCAACGGCGGTACTGGCGCATAATCGAACCGCTGACAGCGGACGAGGCGAACGATCTTCTTAGCGCGGAATACCGGCGTCGTGCACGCGGGACCCCGTTCGAGAAGTCGGT
This region includes:
- a CDS encoding AAA family ATPase produces the protein MRLLKFRVTGFRSVEDSGWVDTGDVTALIGTNESGKTNLLLPLWKLKPAKDGAIEPVPDYPRARFTDIRNAKEKPAFISALFAVDDVLAADVVARTGATPDVASEVEITRRFDGSFVVSFPKAANKRVMPVAPVLAAMDQATTEIARLDAPKPEEVLHTSLLAAIVTARAEVDVVGATVGAQDLAHARDMLLTVDLEKAPKRSAIVPHFATLLDAITTMLADVTVIDPGQDQAVRTLMVDEMPTFVYYSNYGNLDSEIYLPHVIENMKREGLGSKETAKTRTLKVLFDFVGLKPQEILDLGREPRVNGREPTPQELHTITEQKRERSVLLQSAGTKLTREFKDWWKQGEYRFRFQADGDHFRIWVADDRRPEDIELEARSTGLQWFLSFYLIFLVERADEHADAILLLDEPGLSLHPLAQRDLSEFFENLAKTSSIIYTTHSPFLVDPDHLDRVKAVYVNDAGATVVSPDLRASQSREAQRRSIYPVHAALGLTVSDTLLQGCQVVVVEGQSDQLYLSAMKILLIAAGRITPARELVFVPAGGVRGAAAVIAITTGTEEALPFVLLDSDGPGVKLATQLRTGLYQGAPARVLLADVYAGGLAGAEIEDVVSVAIVSPEVRRLARGQDSDFDEVVQAGVPVVGQIETFAAASGVALELGWKVELAKRVKTKLLRQGAGAVSADTLERWGKLFDAFLTADLT
- a CDS encoding recombinase family protein, coding for MTFSSAVVSPLKLAISYARQSIDFEEGIDRQHEVNAQIAEKLGYTIPKSPEYRFRDNKVSGTTTRRPGFDPMIDMITNRRTMACALFVRERDRLGRWNNPKRHAYYSVLCADHGVPIIESTNIDQTDWESDLSNNIEWRMLNDCMASLHARRERINIISKTNQGTRARIKLGFYTLKRPFFGTERWLVDEQTRRPIKRLTPGQAESRAGARVALRWATDGSLEVVREIFTWLGTGRSLGWIARHLTTRGTPVPGARYGLSTPGQPWHKEVVRSVARNPIYYGDLLYGRTSRRYQGQTPVAATEAKTTEFGMILYAGFMEDPPIGRSEWELVQTHLDQNTADRQARFNAKRSYPLGGAICCAACQCNYQGFQSAVDAHGVRRRYYRHDASSPRRRAHCVWQGRYVNASELESNANDLLRALLSSGTFASLLRDAVGSANSRGDGSQSESALRQAQKRAASFAAKLRNANAAILRTESVAAIRDLESQRDEFARQLEASHSRAAELARAPDQIAQLLHALPQVASTLNTFRTTTGDATSESMTSLLRYMIPKVLLDLDRMEVVYRVRATPRAQGIIANRP